A section of the Spirosoma pollinicola genome encodes:
- a CDS encoding FkbM family methyltransferase, giving the protein MFNYLKESFARKKARRVTAKYPYEIDSFQLAKEGTVQFANWKNPLIPPKAITQAEINFFRRFATPGSFSIDVGANIGDTTVPMAIAVGKDGLTLGFEPNPMTHEILDANAQLNKTKTNIVPLAYAVTEEEGEFFYSSSEASFGNGGVSASAAEADQHGKFKLENKVKGINLNRYLNQYYKAYLPKLSLIKVDVEGHDIDVLRSISTLIDEYKPTIIAECFSEATLEERVDLYNLVANHNYTLYYFGDFDENTEIIKLSAQDMIRWKNFNFYAIPNK; this is encoded by the coding sequence ATGTTCAATTACCTGAAAGAGTCATTTGCGCGAAAGAAAGCTCGTCGCGTTACGGCTAAATACCCATATGAAATTGACTCGTTTCAACTGGCAAAAGAAGGAACTGTACAGTTTGCTAATTGGAAAAACCCATTGATTCCGCCTAAAGCCATCACCCAGGCTGAGATAAACTTTTTTCGGAGGTTTGCTACGCCCGGTAGCTTCAGCATCGATGTAGGGGCTAATATTGGCGATACAACGGTGCCTATGGCCATTGCCGTGGGAAAAGATGGACTAACGTTAGGGTTTGAACCTAACCCTATGACTCACGAAATTCTGGACGCCAATGCCCAGTTGAATAAGACAAAGACCAATATTGTGCCCCTTGCCTATGCTGTTACTGAAGAAGAAGGCGAGTTCTTTTATTCGTCATCCGAAGCATCGTTTGGCAACGGCGGGGTATCGGCTAGTGCTGCTGAAGCCGACCAGCATGGAAAATTCAAACTGGAGAATAAGGTGAAGGGCATTAATTTAAATCGCTACCTAAACCAGTATTATAAAGCCTATTTGCCAAAACTATCCCTCATCAAGGTCGATGTAGAGGGGCATGATATCGATGTACTTCGGTCAATTTCGACATTGATAGATGAGTACAAGCCCACAATAATTGCTGAGTGCTTCAGTGAAGCAACGCTGGAGGAACGGGTTGATTTATACAATCTGGTAGCTAACCATAATTATACACTTTATTACTTCGGCGATTTTGATGAGAATACTGAAATAATAAAGCTGTCGGCACAGGACATGATTCGCTGGAAAAACTTCAATTTCTACGCGATACCAAATAAATAA
- a CDS encoding class I SAM-dependent methyltransferase: MDRLDVIQTLMRQKNLKNYLEIGVENGHIFFRIKSTFKVAVDPKFIFDATRRLGKAIINPYNFNNQYFEKTSDAFFAQDAQRVFTAKKLQLALVDGMHEYQFALRDVENTLKYMQDDGVIIMHDCNPKTAGAAGRFEDWEVGEWNGDVWRTIIHLRSQRPDLTVFVLDFDQGLGIVTRKKPESILEFTPDQIQALTYDELVQNREKWLNLKPAAYFYEFFGLIK, from the coding sequence ATGGATCGGCTAGACGTTATCCAGACGCTAATGCGTCAGAAAAACCTGAAAAATTACCTCGAAATCGGGGTGGAAAACGGCCACATTTTCTTTCGCATCAAGAGCACCTTCAAGGTTGCGGTCGATCCGAAGTTCATCTTCGACGCCACCCGTCGATTAGGGAAAGCGATTATTAATCCTTACAACTTCAATAATCAGTATTTCGAGAAAACCAGCGACGCTTTTTTTGCGCAGGATGCCCAACGGGTTTTTACGGCTAAAAAGCTTCAATTGGCTCTCGTCGATGGCATGCACGAGTATCAGTTTGCCCTACGTGATGTTGAAAACACGCTTAAGTATATGCAGGACGATGGCGTTATTATCATGCACGACTGCAATCCCAAAACGGCTGGTGCCGCCGGACGATTTGAAGACTGGGAAGTGGGTGAATGGAATGGCGATGTTTGGCGAACAATTATTCACCTCCGCAGTCAACGTCCCGATCTTACCGTGTTTGTACTGGATTTTGATCAGGGTTTGGGTATTGTAACCCGCAAAAAACCTGAATCTATACTTGAGTTTACGCCCGATCAAATTCAGGCTCTAACGTATGATGAGCTGGTTCAGAACCGGGAGAAATGGCTTAACCTTAAACCAGCGGCTTATTTCTATGAGTTTTTTGGGTTGATTAAGTAG
- a CDS encoding ribonucleotide-diphosphate reductase subunit beta, whose translation MVQTDVIEPILEEDKGRFVLFPIKHWDIWEYYKTHEASFWTAEEIDLGQDMKDWNSLNDGERHFISHVLAFFAASDGIVNENLAVNFLSEVQYAEAKCFYGFQIMMENIHSETYSLLIDTYIKDATEKDRLLNAIDTIPCVQKKAEWALRWIDNGSFAERLIAFAVVEGIFFSGSFCSIYWLKKRGMMPGLTFSNELISRDEGLHRDFACMLYTDHIVNKLPESEIYDIIRNAVEIEQEFVADALPVSLIGMNAELMKQYIAFVADHLLTTLGLRKLYNVANPFDFMDMISLQGKTNFFEKRVGEYQRGEVMSKFKAMKAAASQPQDAENSMPIQVAEEPKGITFDADF comes from the coding sequence ATGGTACAGACTGATGTAATTGAACCGATTTTAGAAGAAGACAAAGGCCGCTTCGTGCTGTTCCCCATTAAACACTGGGACATTTGGGAGTACTACAAAACCCATGAAGCCTCGTTCTGGACAGCCGAAGAGATTGACCTCGGTCAGGATATGAAAGACTGGAACAGCCTCAACGATGGCGAACGCCACTTCATTTCGCATGTACTGGCGTTCTTTGCCGCTTCGGACGGGATTGTGAACGAAAACCTAGCCGTAAACTTCTTGTCGGAGGTGCAGTATGCCGAGGCTAAGTGTTTCTACGGGTTCCAGATCATGATGGAGAATATCCACTCTGAAACCTATTCCCTGCTGATTGACACTTACATTAAAGATGCGACGGAAAAAGACCGGCTCCTGAACGCTATCGACACGATTCCGTGTGTCCAGAAAAAAGCCGAGTGGGCACTGCGCTGGATTGACAACGGTTCGTTTGCCGAGCGGCTTATTGCCTTTGCTGTGGTCGAAGGTATTTTCTTTTCGGGTTCGTTCTGCTCCATTTACTGGCTTAAAAAGCGCGGTATGATGCCCGGCCTGACGTTCTCGAACGAGCTGATCTCACGCGATGAAGGGCTGCACCGCGATTTTGCGTGTATGCTTTATACCGACCATATTGTCAATAAATTACCGGAATCGGAGATTTACGACATCATTCGTAACGCGGTCGAAATTGAGCAGGAGTTCGTAGCCGATGCGCTGCCGGTATCGCTTATTGGCATGAACGCCGAACTGATGAAGCAGTATATCGCTTTCGTGGCCGATCACCTGCTCACTACCCTTGGCCTGCGCAAACTGTATAATGTAGCAAACCCCTTCGATTTCATGGATATGATTTCGCTGCAGGGCAAAACCAATTTCTTCGAAAAACGCGTTGGCGAATACCAGCGGGGCGAAGTAATGTCGAAGTTCAAGGCCATGAAAGCGGCCGCTTCGCAGCCACAGGATGCCGAAAACTCAATGCCCATTCAGGTTGCCGAAGAACCCAAAGGCATTACATTTGACGCTGATTTTTAA
- a CDS encoding AIPR family protein: MSTEREQTQLLQFYTDLRQRINATAEAGEQGGFKEEIFTSIVLDDYLSATGDTENARECRDVKENAAGQKMHKINGYALSEGAENLDLFVTIYKGYDEPQRIGKEEITSAFNQCRRFLNNAFKGYWQDMDESASAYDFAKEICHNRNALVRANLFILTDGECSVEPSQSDRLDKTDLLLTYRIIDIRYLARIEQGEPTPIFIDFVQRTGKSLPCLPIPTGNDQYETYLAAVPGDILANVYEEYGARLLEMNVRSFLQFTVGTNKGIRQTILKEPHMFLAYNNGIAATAESVELTPDNRAIKSLTGLQIVNGGQTTASIFYTHRKDKADVSGIYVQMKLSVIKTRDDVGSIVNNISRYANTQNKVSESDLSANNPFHTELEKLSRTIWTPAQSGQSYQTHWFYERARAQYKNALAREFSAANRKKFELQNPRKQLFVKEDLAKYVNVWNELPWHVVRGSQKNYGIFMTNLKTKDQKPTSVFFEDSIAKAVLFRTAEEVYGRQPKAIGDLRYVTVPYTLAWLSRTLNGRLDLLKIWKQQRISDALRALLYDLMVSVEKAIKASATGALYGEWAKKEDCWKQLRGKEFPVDLSSIYSDLIDPANPPIRKSMTDDDTEKLQQLSNANWLCSIPAIVWEQICEWGRLTNKLTFHQQQISSDIAKKIRQWKDQTTNRLTTSEINSGLYVIELVIEHAPQLLENMPDDTSPIIHAHAFKSSEKEISLSLELIKEAVAWDRRHKILSIKYHLLLKSIAEERTTLNSSNRQLTTDKIVLLISRGFSPTA, translated from the coding sequence ATGTCAACCGAACGCGAACAAACGCAGCTACTTCAATTTTACACAGATCTCCGTCAGCGAATCAATGCCACCGCCGAAGCGGGTGAACAAGGCGGTTTTAAGGAAGAAATATTTACGAGCATTGTTTTGGATGACTACCTGTCGGCAACTGGCGACACCGAAAACGCCCGCGAGTGCCGTGATGTGAAAGAGAATGCTGCCGGTCAGAAGATGCATAAGATTAACGGATATGCACTTAGCGAGGGAGCCGAAAATCTTGATTTGTTTGTCACCATTTACAAGGGGTATGACGAGCCGCAACGAATTGGTAAGGAGGAGATTACAAGTGCATTTAACCAGTGTCGCCGTTTTCTGAACAACGCCTTTAAAGGGTACTGGCAGGACATGGACGAATCGGCATCGGCCTATGATTTTGCCAAAGAAATCTGTCACAATCGAAATGCATTGGTACGGGCTAATCTATTTATTTTGACGGATGGCGAATGTTCAGTGGAGCCCTCACAAAGCGATCGCTTAGACAAAACCGATCTGCTGCTTACGTATCGAATTATAGACATCCGGTATTTGGCCAGAATTGAACAAGGTGAACCCACCCCAATTTTTATTGATTTTGTCCAGCGAACCGGAAAAAGTTTACCCTGTTTACCGATTCCAACTGGTAATGACCAGTATGAAACTTACTTGGCCGCTGTGCCGGGCGATATCCTAGCTAACGTATACGAGGAGTACGGAGCGCGCTTACTGGAAATGAATGTACGTTCGTTTTTACAGTTTACAGTGGGGACAAACAAGGGCATCCGACAAACGATTCTTAAGGAACCACACATGTTCCTGGCGTATAACAATGGCATTGCAGCCACTGCCGAGTCTGTTGAGTTAACCCCTGATAATCGAGCTATAAAGTCATTAACAGGTCTACAGATCGTAAATGGTGGACAAACAACGGCGAGCATTTTCTATACGCATCGTAAAGACAAAGCGGACGTTAGTGGAATTTATGTGCAGATGAAACTGTCGGTCATTAAAACCCGCGATGATGTTGGTTCTATTGTCAACAACATTTCGCGCTATGCCAACACGCAAAATAAGGTTTCTGAATCAGATTTGAGCGCGAATAACCCATTTCATACCGAACTGGAGAAACTATCGCGTACTATCTGGACACCTGCACAATCGGGGCAAAGCTATCAAACTCATTGGTTTTACGAACGGGCACGGGCACAATACAAAAATGCGCTGGCACGGGAATTTAGTGCAGCAAATCGCAAAAAATTTGAGTTGCAAAACCCCCGCAAGCAACTATTTGTCAAAGAAGATCTCGCGAAATATGTTAACGTCTGGAATGAATTGCCTTGGCACGTTGTGCGCGGTAGTCAAAAGAATTATGGCATTTTCATGACTAATTTGAAGACTAAAGATCAAAAACCAACAAGTGTATTCTTTGAGGATTCAATTGCTAAAGCGGTTCTATTCAGAACCGCAGAAGAAGTATATGGTCGACAACCTAAAGCCATTGGTGACCTGCGTTATGTAACGGTTCCCTACACATTGGCTTGGTTAAGCAGAACTCTTAATGGAAGACTGGACTTACTGAAAATTTGGAAACAACAACGCATTTCTGATGCTCTTCGCGCTCTGCTTTATGACTTGATGGTTTCTGTAGAAAAAGCTATCAAAGCCAGTGCAACGGGCGCACTTTATGGAGAGTGGGCTAAGAAAGAAGATTGCTGGAAGCAATTACGCGGAAAAGAGTTTCCTGTTGACCTTAGCTCAATTTATTCCGATCTGATTGATCCGGCAAACCCGCCCATACGTAAGTCGATGACGGACGACGATACAGAGAAATTACAACAACTAAGCAATGCAAATTGGTTGTGTAGTATTCCAGCTATTGTCTGGGAGCAGATTTGTGAATGGGGCAGATTGACAAATAAATTAACGTTTCATCAACAGCAAATCTCATCTGACATCGCAAAGAAAATTAGACAGTGGAAAGATCAAACTACTAATAGACTTACAACGAGTGAAATCAACTCCGGCTTATACGTTATAGAGCTTGTTATAGAACATGCCCCTCAACTACTTGAAAACATGCCGGACGATACTTCACCAATAATTCATGCGCACGCCTTCAAAAGTTCTGAAAAAGAAATTTCTTTATCGCTCGAACTGATAAAAGAAGCTGTTGCTTGGGACAGACGACATAAAATTCTATCGATTAAATATCACCTTTTACTTAAAAGCATTGCAGAGGAACGAACCACTCTAAACAGCTCCAACAGGCAATTAACGACCGATAAAATAGTTTTACTTATTTCCCGAGGATTTAGCCCAACCGCCTAG
- a CDS encoding PD-(D/E)XK motif protein, whose protein sequence is MTTKIETLWTDLEADTTATSGLLYRRYAASVKPDIFAGIRRTASTVQRLLAVSLPAPVVTEPLTLNGLTLNVESDTARPGHQLVLITLTDATQADLFGVVCEDLIAQIADETEPNNVLSALLGRLEQWTTLFESLSPGGLSVEKRQGLFGELWFLNRWLDTGSNPADCLTAWAGPGGSIHDFQLSDRAVELKTTSAVNPQHIQISNERQLDDSGLSHLWLWLLTLDVRPNGGQSLNELVDLLLNKLSASPTLRTQFRLKLYQVGYQPVHRHTYDTPTYTLRTEQVFRVSEGFPRLKLNHLPAGVSAVRYAIALVACQPFQVEAADVFAQL, encoded by the coding sequence ATGACAACGAAGATTGAAACGCTCTGGACTGATCTCGAAGCGGATACGACTGCCACATCCGGTCTACTATATCGTCGGTATGCTGCATCAGTAAAACCTGATATTTTCGCCGGTATTCGTCGAACCGCGAGTACAGTGCAGCGTTTGCTGGCCGTAAGCCTGCCAGCACCCGTCGTCACGGAGCCGTTAACCCTAAATGGCCTCACGCTTAACGTTGAAAGCGACACTGCCCGACCTGGGCACCAACTGGTTTTAATTACGCTCACAGATGCCACACAGGCTGATTTGTTCGGTGTAGTCTGCGAAGATTTGATTGCTCAAATCGCCGATGAAACCGAGCCTAATAATGTATTGAGTGCATTGCTTGGCCGATTGGAACAGTGGACGACTTTATTTGAGAGTCTATCGCCGGGTGGCCTGTCGGTCGAAAAGCGACAGGGTTTATTTGGCGAGTTATGGTTTCTAAATCGCTGGCTCGATACGGGTAGCAATCCGGCTGACTGCCTAACTGCCTGGGCGGGACCGGGCGGGAGTATTCACGATTTTCAGCTTTCCGACCGGGCTGTTGAGCTTAAAACAACATCTGCCGTTAATCCGCAACATATTCAAATCAGTAACGAACGACAATTAGATGATAGCGGCTTATCGCATTTGTGGCTCTGGCTGCTTACACTGGACGTTCGTCCTAATGGCGGTCAATCACTCAACGAGTTGGTTGATTTGTTGCTGAACAAATTGAGTGCATCGCCTACGCTACGAACTCAGTTTCGTCTAAAACTTTATCAGGTTGGTTATCAGCCCGTTCATCGTCATACGTACGATACGCCCACGTATACGCTACGTACTGAACAGGTTTTTCGGGTAAGTGAAGGATTTCCACGGTTAAAGCTTAACCACCTTCCTGCCGGGGTAAGTGCCGTTCGTTACGCCATTGCCCTAGTGGCTTGCCAGCCTTTTCAAGTTGAAGCAGCCGATGTTTTCGCCCAATTATAA
- a CDS encoding Z1 domain-containing protein, with protein MQNALRTLRTLLPTNTSLTRDIIDQNVNIVLGIPQFSHIDREMLIKEVETLYNIRAEGWITLEGKDSRRPWLNARREAIDWSFWKRYESYLEDFNGFAPNTLRRLDLLTDDIVDQLFDPSVADVKIDKRGLVVGQVQSGKTANYTGLICKAVDAGFKLVIVLAGVHNNLRAQTQLRLDEGFLGFDTQSERDYYKATHEFGVSQIRKGLVVHSITSSHDLGDFTPKAFATSGITNFDTREPILLVVKKNPSVLKSLLTWLRSKGQTDAEGNRYIASKSLLLIDDEADHASINTNKDPDKGTRINGQIRDVLRLFYKSAYVGYTATPFANIFVPIAADQLFPRDFIINLPAPTNYIGPEQVFGFDVLGDDDTLDDTLPIVHRVDDAGSFMPEKEREAPLPDAIPESLKRAIRCFLLVCAIRRLRGQGSKHNSMLIHVTRFNVRQEQITELVDSVFAYYKRGLDQNDPIVLTLMRQTFEQDSPGYLSFRTTTQRILNSPLQTLDPAMQVHSWTDVLPHLYPAAARIKVKEINGRSGDILDYYEEKEGLSVIAIGGDKLSRGLTLEGLSVSYFLRPSKMYDTLMQMGRWFGYRPGFVDLCRLFTSRELNEWFCHITKASEDLRSEFDRMASMRSTPDEYALGVQTHDGVLQVTAANKMRRAVEMRLSFAGRLVETYLFQTQPELINSNLDATRRFVAGLGPESRMKVANYIWEGVPAVSVVAFLNEYRVAKTLYRANAQTIAKFIGAQLGHNELVSWTVALMARKNPDHNRTTDYSIGGRLVKVGNLLRTADNKNTGDGIYYLKKSHIISPDHEFIDLTPEQYAEAMRLTALKREADKKKGEPDYPNGEIVRTNDKIRSKQTALLLLYTLDPEGAKLPVDSPAIIGYAISFPTSDHDSAISYAVHEQLVDYINLQDASDDEPDDNED; from the coding sequence ATGCAAAATGCTTTACGGACGTTACGAACGCTTCTGCCTACCAACACGTCGCTTACCCGTGATATTATTGATCAAAATGTGAACATAGTTTTAGGCATTCCTCAGTTTAGTCATATCGACCGGGAGATGCTGATTAAAGAGGTAGAAACTCTCTATAATATCCGAGCCGAAGGCTGGATTACACTGGAAGGTAAAGACTCGCGTCGCCCATGGCTCAACGCCCGCAGGGAAGCCATCGACTGGTCATTCTGGAAACGGTATGAAAGTTATCTCGAAGACTTCAACGGGTTTGCGCCCAATACGCTGCGTCGGCTCGACCTGTTGACTGATGATATTGTGGATCAGCTTTTCGACCCGAGTGTAGCAGATGTAAAAATAGACAAGCGCGGGTTGGTAGTAGGACAAGTGCAGTCGGGCAAAACGGCTAACTACACAGGGCTAATCTGTAAAGCGGTTGACGCCGGGTTTAAGTTGGTAATCGTGCTGGCGGGAGTTCATAACAACCTGCGGGCCCAAACCCAACTGCGTTTAGACGAGGGCTTTCTGGGTTTCGATACGCAGTCAGAGCGTGATTATTATAAAGCGACCCATGAATTCGGGGTCAGTCAGATTAGAAAAGGCTTAGTCGTTCATTCGATTACATCAAGTCATGATTTGGGCGATTTTACGCCTAAAGCGTTTGCAACATCCGGCATTACAAATTTTGACACAAGAGAGCCAATACTGCTAGTCGTTAAGAAGAATCCCAGCGTTCTTAAATCATTGCTCACCTGGCTCCGGTCAAAGGGACAGACCGACGCAGAAGGAAACCGATATATTGCGTCCAAATCGCTGTTACTAATTGACGATGAGGCCGATCATGCCTCGATTAACACCAATAAAGACCCCGACAAGGGCACCCGAATCAACGGTCAAATCCGCGATGTGCTGCGGCTGTTCTACAAGAGTGCTTACGTGGGCTATACGGCTACTCCTTTTGCCAATATTTTTGTACCAATTGCCGCCGATCAGCTTTTCCCGCGTGATTTTATTATCAATCTTCCAGCACCTACCAACTACATTGGCCCGGAACAGGTATTTGGGTTTGATGTATTAGGCGATGATGACACCTTAGATGATACACTTCCCATTGTACATCGGGTCGATGATGCTGGGTCGTTTATGCCTGAAAAAGAGCGGGAAGCGCCCTTGCCCGACGCCATTCCAGAATCATTGAAGCGAGCTATTCGGTGCTTTCTTCTAGTATGTGCCATTCGGCGACTGCGCGGGCAGGGAAGCAAACATAACTCCATGTTAATTCACGTTACCCGCTTCAATGTTAGGCAGGAGCAGATCACAGAGTTAGTAGACAGTGTATTCGCTTATTACAAGCGTGGCCTAGATCAGAATGACCCGATTGTTTTGACCTTGATGCGTCAAACATTTGAGCAGGATTCACCCGGCTATCTGTCTTTTAGGACAACTACACAGCGTATTCTGAACTCCCCTTTGCAGACGCTTGACCCGGCTATGCAGGTTCACAGTTGGACCGACGTATTACCTCATTTGTATCCGGCTGCGGCCCGCATAAAAGTAAAAGAGATAAACGGTCGGTCGGGTGACATTCTGGATTACTACGAAGAAAAAGAAGGTCTGTCCGTAATCGCTATTGGGGGGGACAAACTCTCGCGCGGACTAACGCTTGAGGGGCTGTCAGTCAGCTATTTCCTGCGTCCGTCAAAAATGTATGATACCCTCATGCAGATGGGCCGCTGGTTTGGTTACCGACCCGGCTTTGTAGATCTATGTCGGTTGTTTACTAGCCGCGAACTGAATGAGTGGTTCTGCCACATTACCAAAGCATCGGAAGACCTCCGCTCGGAGTTCGACCGAATGGCTAGTATGCGCAGCACACCGGATGAATACGCCTTGGGTGTGCAAACGCATGATGGGGTACTACAGGTTACGGCGGCTAATAAAATGCGCCGGGCCGTTGAGATGCGGCTATCCTTTGCCGGGCGTCTGGTCGAAACGTACCTGTTCCAAACTCAGCCTGAACTTATCAACAGTAATCTTGACGCAACGCGCCGGTTTGTGGCGGGACTTGGCCCAGAGAGCCGCATGAAAGTGGCTAATTACATTTGGGAGGGCGTACCGGCCGTATCGGTGGTGGCATTTCTGAACGAATACCGGGTGGCCAAAACGCTTTACCGAGCTAACGCACAAACAATAGCTAAATTTATCGGAGCACAACTTGGCCACAACGAACTTGTAAGCTGGACGGTTGCCCTCATGGCACGAAAAAACCCTGACCACAACCGAACCACAGATTACTCAATTGGTGGCCGACTTGTAAAAGTGGGCAATCTTCTGCGAACGGCTGATAATAAGAACACAGGTGACGGAATTTATTATCTTAAGAAATCGCACATCATCAGTCCCGACCACGAATTCATCGACCTGACACCGGAGCAATACGCCGAAGCCATGCGATTGACAGCACTCAAACGAGAAGCAGACAAGAAAAAAGGCGAACCGGACTACCCAAATGGTGAAATTGTCCGTACTAACGATAAAATCAGGAGTAAACAAACCGCTCTACTACTACTATACACCCTTGACCCGGAAGGGGCTAAGCTACCTGTTGACAGTCCGGCCATTATTGGGTACGCAATCAGTTTCCCAACGAGCGATCATGACAGTGCAATTTCTTACGCTGTACACGAGCAATTGGTAGACTACATCAACCTCCAAGATGCTTCAGATGATGAGCCCGATGACAACGAAGATTGA
- a CDS encoding ATP-binding protein, with protein sequence METLRDIGYTIETAVADIIDNSISAGAHDIYVDFIWQGASSYISIRDSGHGMSEAELVTALRPGSRNPNEPRDPSDLGRFGLGLKTASFSQCRKVTVFSKPEGSSVCYWAWDLDYVADTGFWNLVKPEPAYGLPVLLNQQKSGTIVLWELLDRVVTNAPANDEKAHAQFLSIADTVKQHLAMVFHRFLERGRFKLYFNENPIKPWDPFLKGADGAQPCGEEFYQNGAVSVKGYVLPYHKRLTTDKFAEAGGSRGWNDLQGFYIYRNERLLVAGSWLGMFKKEEHVKLARIQVDIPNTLDTDWHIDVKKSMAHPPYGSAGPLKTFAKAVRDKAIAVYRNVGRINNPGIPIAHQELWLERKRHDKRHYEINRHHPLVTAFIAKYPDAGSALNNLLKFVEETIPIRSIMIRETESPEEQAQPFEQVSHEPIKQAASAMFQAQCAKGKTPDEARNLIFSIHPFSLFPEYVQSLTC encoded by the coding sequence ATTGAAACCCTTCGTGACATTGGCTACACAATTGAAACCGCTGTCGCCGATATTATTGATAACTCTATTTCGGCGGGGGCTCACGATATATACGTTGATTTCATTTGGCAGGGAGCCAGTTCATACATCAGTATTCGTGACAGTGGTCACGGCATGTCGGAGGCCGAATTAGTTACGGCGCTTCGTCCGGGTTCCCGCAACCCCAACGAACCTCGCGACCCCAGCGATTTAGGCCGGTTTGGACTGGGTTTAAAAACAGCTTCGTTTTCGCAGTGCCGCAAGGTAACTGTCTTCTCAAAACCAGAAGGCAGCAGCGTTTGCTATTGGGCATGGGATTTAGATTACGTAGCCGACACCGGCTTTTGGAATTTGGTCAAGCCCGAGCCTGCTTATGGTCTTCCCGTTTTACTGAACCAGCAAAAAAGTGGCACTATTGTACTTTGGGAACTGCTCGACCGCGTCGTAACCAATGCCCCTGCTAATGACGAGAAAGCCCATGCCCAATTTCTGAGTATTGCCGATACGGTAAAGCAACACTTAGCAATGGTATTTCATCGGTTTTTGGAGCGAGGCCGGTTCAAACTCTATTTCAATGAGAACCCAATCAAACCATGGGACCCGTTTCTGAAGGGAGCCGACGGCGCACAACCCTGTGGCGAAGAATTTTATCAAAACGGGGCCGTGAGTGTGAAAGGCTACGTACTACCATATCACAAACGATTAACGACGGATAAGTTTGCCGAAGCGGGTGGCAGCCGGGGCTGGAATGATCTGCAAGGTTTTTATATATACCGCAACGAAAGACTCTTAGTAGCTGGTAGTTGGCTGGGCATGTTCAAAAAAGAAGAACATGTAAAACTAGCCCGCATTCAGGTCGACATCCCCAATACGCTCGATACAGACTGGCACATTGACGTTAAAAAGTCGATGGCGCATCCACCCTATGGAAGCGCAGGGCCATTAAAAACCTTCGCTAAAGCGGTACGCGACAAAGCTATAGCGGTGTACAGAAACGTAGGGCGCATCAACAACCCCGGCATTCCGATTGCTCACCAGGAATTATGGCTCGAACGTAAACGCCACGACAAGCGGCACTATGAAATCAATCGCCATCATCCGCTTGTAACAGCATTTATAGCCAAGTATCCCGACGCGGGTTCGGCATTGAATAACCTGCTAAAATTTGTTGAAGAAACGATTCCTATTCGTTCGATTATGATTCGGGAAACTGAGTCTCCCGAAGAGCAAGCCCAGCCGTTTGAGCAAGTCAGCCATGAACCCATAAAGCAAGCAGCATCGGCCATGTTTCAGGCACAGTGCGCCAAAGGCAAAACGCCCGACGAAGCCCGCAATCTTATTTTTAGCATCCATCCCTTTTCACTCTTTCCGGAGTACGTTCAATCCCTTACCTGCTGA